The following proteins come from a genomic window of Sorex araneus isolate mSorAra2 chromosome 1, mSorAra2.pri, whole genome shotgun sequence:
- the LOC129399999 gene encoding interferon omega-1-like → MALLLPLLMALVPLSWGPAGSLGCVLPHNHVLVSRRNLELLGQMRRVSPLSCLRDRRDFGFPWKAGADGQLQKAPALSALHEMLQQLLQLLLREGSAAAWNPALLEPLRTGLHQQLEDLDSCLVQLSADEGSAPGLWGSTVAMKRYFRGIAVYLQEKKYSECAWEVVRVEIMRSLTLSAALQRRWSIKDEDVESS, encoded by the coding sequence ATGGCCCTCCTGTTACCTCTGCTCATGGCCCTGGTGCCACTCAGCTGGGGCCCTGCTGGCTCTCTGGGCTGTGTCCTGCCACACAACCACGTCCTGGTCAGCAGGAGGAACCTGGAGCTGCTGGGCCAGATGAGGAGAGTGTCCCCGTTGTCCTGTCTGCGGGACAGAAGAGACTTCGGCTTCCCCTGGAAGGCGGGGGCCGACGGCCAGTTGCAGAAGGCCCCGGCCCTGTCTGCGCTGCACGAGATGCTCCAGCAGCTCTTGCAGCTCTTGCTGAGAGAGGGCTCGGCGGCCGCCTGGAACCCGGCCCTCCTGGAGCCGCTGCGCACGGGGCTCCACCAGCAGCTGGAAGACCTGGACTCGTGTTTGGTGCAGCTGAGTGCAGACGAGGGCTCTGCCCCTGGCCTCTGGGGCTCCACCGTGGCCATGAAGAGGTACTTCCGGGGCATTGCTGTCTACCTGCAAGAGAAGAAATACAGCGAGTGTGCGTGGGAGGTGGTCAGAGTGGAAATCATGAGATCCCTGACGCTCTCCGCAGCCTTGCAAAGAAGATGGAGCATTAAGGATGAAGACGTGGAGTCATCATGA
- the LOC129401960 gene encoding interferon omega-1-like, with product MALLLPLLMALVPLSWGPAGSLGCVLPHSHVLVSRRNLELLGQMRRVSPLSCLRDRRDFGFPWEAVADGQLQKAPALSALHEMLQQLLQLLLREGSAAAWSPALLEPLRTGLHRQLEDLDSCLVQLSADEGSAPGLWGSTVAMKRYFRGIARYLREKKYSECAWEVVRLEIMRSLTLSAALQGRWSIKDEDLESSGTAPQSGT from the coding sequence AtggccctcctgctgcctctgctcATGGCCCTGGTGCCACTCAGCTGGGGCCCTGCTGGCTCTCTGGGCTGTGTCCTGCCTCACAGCCACGTCCTGGTCAGCAGGAGGAACCTGGAGCTGCTGGGCCAGATGAGGAGAGTGTCCCCGTTGTCCTGTCTGCGGGACAGAAGAGACTTCGGCTTCCCCTGGGAGGCGGTGGCCGACGGCCAGTTGCAGAAGGCCCCGGCCCTGTCTGCGCTGCACGAGATGCTCCAGCAGCTCTTGCAGCTCTTGCTGAGAGAGGGCTCGGCGGCCGCCTGGAGCCCGGCCCTCCTGGAGCCGCTGCGCACGGGGCTGCACCGGCAGCTGGAAGACCTGGACTCGTGTTTGGTGCAGCTGAGTGCAGACGAGGGCTCTGCCCCTGGCCTCTGGGGCTCCACCGTGGCCATGAAGAGGTACTTCCGGGGCATCGCTCGCTACCTGCGAGAGAAGAAATACAGCGAGTGTGCGTGGGAGGTGGTCAGATTGGAAATCATGAGATCCCTGACGCTCTCGGCAGCCTTGCAAGGAAGGTGGAGCATTAAGGATGAAGACCTGGAGTCATCGGGAACTGCACCTCAATCAGGAACATGA
- the LOC129399829 gene encoding interferon omega-1-like, translated as MALLLPLLMALVPLSWGPAGSLGCVLPHNHVLVSRRNLELLGQMRRVSPLSCLRDRRDFGFPWEAVADGQLQKAPALSALHEMLQQLLQLLLREGSAAAWSPALLEPLRTGLHRQLEDLDSCLVQLSADEGSAPGLWGSTVAMKRYFRGIARYL; from the coding sequence AtggccctcctgctgcctctgctcATGGCCCTGGTGCCACTCAGCTGGGGCCCTGCTGGCTCTCTGGGCTGTGTCCTGCCTCACAACCACGTCCTGGTCAGCAGGAGGAACCTGGAGCTGCTGGGCCAGATGAGGAGAGTGTCCCCGTTGTCCTGTCTGCGGGACAGAAGAGACTTCGGCTTCCCCTGGGAGGCGGTGGCCGACGGCCAGTTGCAGAAGGCCCCGGCCCTGTCTGCGCTGCACGAGATGCTCCAGCAGCTCCTGCAGCTCTTGCTGAGAGAGGGCTCGGCGGCCGCCTGGAGCCCGGCCCTCCTGGAGCCGCTGCGCACGGGGCTGCACCGGCAGCTGGAAGACCTGGACTCGTGTTTGGTGCAGCTGAGTGCAGACGAGGGCTCTGCCCCTGGCCTCTGGGGCTCCACCGTGGCCATGAAGAGGTACTTCCGGGGCATCGCTCGCTACCTGTGA
- the LOC101550115 gene encoding interferon alpha-6-like: protein MVPRYLLMAGMMLYLLPACSQECCQDLGKREKKEIAMLLSQLQNTPSYSCLNDRANFQFPWKRGNSNPIQKSQGICFYQLMLQHIFMLFSTEHSLTAWNRCVLEKLLSSLHHSLDHLEPRAQGSPACLSSGMKELVRKYFRRINLYLNRKKYSACAWEIVRVEIQASLFLMKQLLKRI, encoded by the coding sequence ATGGTTCCCAGGTACTTGCTGATGGCAGGAATGATGCTCTACCTCCTCCCTGCCTGCTCTCAAGAATGTTGCCAGGATctgggaaagagggaaaagaaggaaatcgCTATGCTTCTGAGTCAACTGCAAAACACCCCGTCTTACTCATGCCTGAATGACAGAGCAAACTTCCAATTTCCTTGGAAGAGAGGCAATAGCAACCCAATCCAGAAGAGTCAAGGCATCTGTTTCTACCAACTGATGCTCCAGCACATCTTCATGCTCttcagcactgagcacagtctCACTGCCTGGAACCGCTGCGTCCTGGAGAAGCTACTCTCTAGTCTTCATCACAGCCTGGACCATCTagagcccagagcacagggcagcCCAGCTTGTCTCTCTTCGGGAATGAAAGAACTTGTGAGAAAGTACTTCCGAAGAATCAATCTCTATCTGAATCGAAAGAAATACAGTGCGTGTGCCTGGGAGATTGTCAGGGTGGAAATTCAAGCCTCCCTTTTCCTCATGAAACAATTATTGAAGAGAATATAG